From the Aspergillus puulaauensis MK2 DNA, chromosome 1, nearly complete sequence genome, the window GCGACCTACACGGCAACTCAGAACCGATCGTTATACTCGTGCAAGAGCTTCTGAAGCTATTCGGTCCAGCATCCAACAAACGCAGGCTTTGAGGGTAGTGCAATACCACTGAGTATGAGTACTTCGGCTTTCATAATGATACATTATAGTTTAATCCAAGCTGAAGCCGTATGTTCAGACGGCCTGGCCTGGTAAACTGGCCAGTTGGTTGCCTTGGCGCTAAGGCTGCGCGCAACAACCCTGCACGACCTATCAGCTCTGACAACAAGGACAGCCTGCATGATTACTTTCATTTCTGCATTCGACATGATTCATGAAAAGCAAGAGATAAGCGCTAGTGCTACTGCCCCGCACCGAGCTGTCTCGAGGTCTATCTCCGATTCAAGCACCGGACCCATTGTTGTTATAGAAAGATCCATCTACCGCTGTTATGGATGGCGCACGCACGAGACCAACTCTCCAAAACGAGGAAGATATTGCCCATGTCGTCTGGGCAGCTCATATTATCTCGTATCTTACAAACAAAGGGAATAATGCGGAGCTGGCAGATGaagccgacgacgacacTGACAATGATGAAATAACTGATCATGAGACGGACTGCGAGACGGAAAAGGCAGTGATTCTGTCTGGATCCCGAGAATCCGTTCGACGGAAGTTCTTGGATTGTATCGCGCAGCTATTCTCACACTGTAAGGGGCGGGGCGGGGTTACGGGGGCTGCACTGCgtgagatggaagatggcgttgaggtggATATTGCGCGCAACGACGGGTTCTCTTCTGATCTCGAAGCTCTGGGATATTGCAGGATCGTGGAGCAATATTTGGCGGGCTCTTTTGAAGGTAGGCGACCACTTGATTTTCTTTCGAGGTGTTGAAGTTGTGCTGACGCTGGCCTGCAGAAACAAAGAGTCCTGCAGATTCTGGGACTGACTTTGAGCAGACTGCTGTGGGTTATATGTCTGAAAGGGTTGACGAGTGGATCAAGGACCTCCAAAGGGTTATAagaaagaccaagaaggctcGTCTATGCATTGATCAACAACACGGAGAGGAGACGGCAGCTCAAGACTGGGCAAGAACGATGGAGCAGGCACTGCAATTCGATGCAGAAAAGACAGATTCCGAGACGCGGTTCTCAATAGTCAAGCATGCATACAGATGCGTGAACATTACTGAAGTCCAAGACTTGCTCTCGCATATGTTTGGCCAGGATGGACAAAAGCTCTGGGACAGGCTGAATTTCATCGCCAGGCCACTAACAGACGCCCGATTACTGAGATCGATAGCAGTGCAAGAGCCACAATTCCGAAACTGCCGAGTTTCACTGGTgccgccaaagccgaagaCAGCTCTGGACGAGAGATACGTCGTGGGAATTTCGGAGGCATCGGAGCGACTAGGGCTGGGATCCGTACCAGCTTCAAGACTTTATTCATCTAACCAGAGCTTCAAGGAGGCGTGCGCAGAACCATTTGGCCTCCATGCTGAGATGCAGTTAGTCTTGCATTACGATGAGCAGCGTGTACCACAGCCTACTTTAGACTACTTTGGATGCAGTAAGAAGAGTTGCTTGCTCTGCGAGACATTTCTGGCCGCGTTGCCAAACCCGATTGACACACGCGGCAGGCATGGTGTCTGCTATCCCGCCTGGGGCGTGCCAGTGTCCGATTCAGCCGGTATACAGGACACTATCAAGGAGTTAGGAAAGAGCCTCGTGGCTCGCATTCGAGAGCTGCTCAATGTAAAGCACCTGGGTGACAATGTCAAGCAGTCAGAGATAGTGTCTGGGTTTTCGGCCCTGACTCTGGAGGAGTGGCGCCAGAAGGAGCTGACCGTACGACAGTACAAGGATAGCCAGACGCAACAGCAAAGAGACATGCAAATTAAGTAAGATtcatattatttatattggAATTCCAACAGCCAACTGACCATCATAACTAGACAGGGTATTGCGCCAACTACGAGATCCAAACATCAACCACTCCAGAACTTTGAGCCCGAAGACTGCTGTGTCATGTGTAACACCAGTCCAGGACGTCCATGCGCACGGTGCCGAAGCACATATTATTGCTCCGAGGAATGCGAGAAGAGCGACGCTGCTTCACACGGGAGGCTCTGTGAACAGTTTGCCTCGCAGACTGACAGACCATCCCCGCAACATAAACGCGCCATATTCTTCCCGGCAGACAGCGAGGAGCCATCCTTGGTATGGGTCCCATGTACCCGCAAGTATGAAACCGAGGAGCGCATGAGCTGGACGCAGCTGAACCCCCACCCCTATCTCGGAACAGATGAGCCAGCCAAAGAAAGCTTGCGAATTGAACACAACCCGGTCCGATCTCGAAACCTGGGATCTGGGTTTGCAGGCGCTGCTATTCGTAAGGAGGGTTACTGCGTCTCCCTGGTGTATCGTGAGCTGTATTTAAAGGACGGGTCAAAA encodes:
- a CDS encoding uncharacterized protein (COG:S;~EggNog:ENOG410PZ7E;~InterPro:IPR027796,IPR002893;~PFAM:PF14441,PF01753), translating into MDGARTRPTLQNEEDIAHVVWAAHIISYLTNKGNNAELADEADDDTDNDEITDHETDCETEKAVILSGSRESVRRKFLDCIAQLFSHCKGRGGVTGAALREMEDGVEVDIARNDGFSSDLEALGYCRIVEQYLAGSFEETKSPADSGTDFEQTAVGYMSERVDEWIKDLQRVIRKTKKARLCIDQQHGEETAAQDWARTMEQALQFDAEKTDSETRFSIVKHAYRCVNITEVQDLLSHMFGQDGQKLWDRLNFIARPLTDARLLRSIAVQEPQFRNCRVSLVPPKPKTALDERYVVGISEASERLGLGSVPASRLYSSNQSFKEACAEPFGLHAEMQLVLHYDEQRVPQPTLDYFGCSKKSCLLCETFLAALPNPIDTRGRHGVCYPAWGVPVSDSAGIQDTIKELGKSLVARIRELLNVKHLGDNVKQSEIVSGFSALTLEEWRQKELTVRQYKDSQTQQQRDMQIKQGIAPTTRSKHQPLQNFEPEDCCVMCNTSPGRPCARCRSTYYCSEECEKSDAASHGRLCEQFASQTDRPSPQHKRAIFFPADSEEPSLVWVPCTRKYETEERMSWTQLNPHPYLGTDEPAKESLRIEHNPVRSRNLGSGFAGAAIRKEGYCVSLVYRELYLKDGSKTNRSIQACIAASGPLTTPHEYRGPMIALRETHPEDYEDITLADFRHIMDYLVSYRDTKVRETVPDLRHRAPSTMRGVRICCYGELKVHGSHPFVAVDVTRSNQIALGDGSISPISVCLGMPLRLWKEPDHEFHEDPPGWAGHMNADSNQNVAFLMLETDPFHEWWGWAPMYWNRRIGNVCAVREDGEDLSMDDVAMMCYFVRRKLQPMFEEVLESDTSVESRRGALDFVTRDNMVAYWSAEGGIRKWD